The proteins below are encoded in one region of Silene latifolia isolate original U9 population chromosome 2, ASM4854445v1, whole genome shotgun sequence:
- the LOC141640269 gene encoding protein FAR-RED ELONGATED HYPOCOTYL 3-like, with product MDSFETRCTIKNSFPQLSTPLAPEKHASEIYTPTIFGEFQKEVEAACYSCGVGDKEKDKNLSSAYDIIDQVRNKTYKVGFKKDDVSVVCTCKKFERHGILCRHALCFFKDRGIQKVPSDYLLSRWSKLATCQPIVGPNGQLLADCTSMDVQKNKVGELWSELFTCVALVEQSPGHCDELLGILREFKERAKNALDENGNTGIAKVKDKNAEIGMLLGKSIPSDIKVLPPRQCKNKGSGKRLISQRERAGEVNKKALRKCRACGEMANHDSKNCDRRTTDNE from the coding sequence ATGGACTCATTCGAAACTCGTTGCACAATAAAAAACTCCTTCCCCCAGTTGTCGACTCCATTAGcaccagaaaagcatgcatcagaAATCTACACTCCAACAATTTTTGGCGAGTTTCAAAAGGAAGTTGAAGCAGCTTGCTATTCATGTGGTGTTGgggataaagaaaaagataaaaacCTATCCAGTGCATACGATATCATAGATCAAGTTCGAAACAAAACGTATAAGGTTGGTTTTAAGAAGGATGATGTTTCAGTGGTATGCACTtgcaagaagtttgaaagacATGGAATACTCTGTCGACATGCTCTGTGTTTCTTTAAAGATAGGGGAATTCAGAAAGTTCCAAGTGACTACCTACTTAGTCGGTGGAGCAAACTAGCAACCTGCCAGCCAATCGTCGGCCCTAATGGCCAGTTGCTTGCTGATTGTACATCAATGGATGTACAGAAAAACAAAGTTGGTGAGTTATGGTCAGAGTTGTTTACTTGTGTGGCACTCGTTGAACAGAGTCCTGGGCATTGCGATGAGTTGCTTGGGATTTTGCGTGAGTTCAAGGAAAGGGCAAAAAATGCCCTTGATGAAAATGGCAATACTGGTATTGCAAAGGTAAAGGACAAGAATGCTGAAATTGGAATGCTTTTAGGAAAAAGCATCCCTAGTGACATTAAGGTTTTGCCTCCAAGGCAGTGCAAAAACAAAGGCTCGGGAAAAAGGTTGATCTCACAAAGAGAACGAGCTGGGGAAGTGAACAAGAAAGCGCTAAGAAAATGCAGGGCTTGTGGGGAGATGGCGAACCACGACAGCAAGAATTGTGACCGAAGGACAACCGACAATGAGTAG